Proteins from one Petrotoga sp. 9PW.55.5.1 genomic window:
- a CDS encoding TrkH family potassium uptake protein: MPSYKYFLKLRYKTIFRNTGSIIIGLGVLILIVGLTAFIYDTPKDFLPFLSSSLITFTIAFVFRFFGKGERKKELNTQDAVVTVFFVWTLAIFLSSFPFIFSGLLNFSQAVFESTSGWTTTGLSMFSDVESLPRTVLIWRSVMQFVGGAGFAIITVIVVGAMGVGIYQAEGRSDNLVPNLRESAKIILRIYLAWALIGVILLMLIGKLSFFDAFNHTLTGLATGGFSTRNFSIGSFGSLQVEIIIMVLMIIGGTGFGVHYAAIIMVRNFIRNRKDYKSGKISSLELREKIKSEPFLKNPEPKTMLFILIISFVLVFSFTTYQIYNAGQGIVHAAFQTISALTGTGFSTVSFASWNFLGLLIITILMILGGMMDSTSGGLKLFRVYIAFKLILDQIKDFFKPSGSTFYIEVYKGVSRKKIDLQSIKNVIVVFTMYFITYFIGVFVLLAYGYPLHEALFEYASTLSAVGLSVGITSGQAPLGVIWTQTLGMYLGRLEFFVIINAIIKVFKDIREFF, encoded by the coding sequence TATTATTATTGGTTTGGGCGTTTTGATTTTAATAGTAGGATTAACTGCATTTATTTATGACACTCCTAAGGATTTTTTGCCTTTTCTAAGCAGTAGCTTAATTACTTTTACAATTGCATTTGTTTTTAGATTTTTTGGGAAAGGAGAAAGAAAAAAAGAATTAAATACTCAAGATGCCGTAGTTACCGTTTTTTTCGTTTGGACTTTAGCAATTTTTTTGTCTTCGTTCCCTTTTATTTTTTCTGGACTGTTAAATTTTTCTCAAGCTGTCTTTGAATCAACAAGTGGATGGACGACTACAGGATTATCTATGTTTTCAGATGTTGAATCATTACCAAGAACGGTATTAATATGGCGGTCAGTCATGCAATTTGTTGGGGGTGCAGGCTTTGCAATAATAACCGTAATTGTGGTTGGTGCGATGGGAGTAGGAATATACCAGGCTGAAGGGAGATCAGATAATTTAGTCCCTAACTTAAGGGAATCAGCCAAAATTATACTTAGAATATATTTGGCATGGGCATTAATAGGGGTTATACTCTTAATGTTGATAGGAAAACTATCTTTTTTTGATGCTTTTAATCATACTTTAACCGGTCTTGCAACGGGAGGATTCTCTACCAGGAATTTTAGTATCGGTAGTTTTGGTAGTTTACAAGTTGAAATAATAATCATGGTATTAATGATTATCGGTGGAACAGGATTCGGGGTTCACTATGCGGCTATTATCATGGTTAGAAATTTTATAAGAAACAGAAAAGATTACAAATCAGGCAAGATTAGTTCTTTAGAGTTAAGAGAAAAGATAAAATCAGAACCATTTTTAAAAAACCCAGAACCAAAAACTATGCTTTTTATTTTGATCATTTCATTCGTCTTAGTTTTTAGTTTTACCACTTACCAGATTTATAACGCCGGTCAAGGAATTGTTCATGCTGCATTTCAAACTATATCAGCCTTAACAGGAACTGGCTTTTCGACCGTATCTTTTGCTTCATGGAATTTTTTGGGGTTATTAATTATTACTATATTGATGATACTTGGAGGTATGATGGATTCAACATCAGGTGGACTTAAACTTTTCAGGGTTTATATTGCTTTTAAACTCATATTAGACCAAATAAAGGACTTTTTCAAGCCATCAGGCTCCACCTTTTATATTGAAGTCTACAAAGGTGTTTCAAGAAAAAAAATAGATTTGCAATCTATAAAAAATGTGATAGTAGTATTTACTATGTACTTTATTACTTATTTTATTGGAGTTTTTGTTTTATTAGCTTACGGATATCCTCTACATGAAGCTCTTTTTGAATATGCCTCAACTTTATCAGCAGTAGGACTATCAGTAGGAATTACTTCTGGACAAGCCCCATTAGGGGTTATTTGGACACAAACTTTAGGGATGTATCTTGGACGTTTAGAATTTTTTGTCATAATAAATGCAATTATAAAAGTATTTAAAGATATTAGAGAGTTCTTTTAA